The nucleotide window AGCAGAGCGGCAAACAGCAGCCGGCGGCGCCTTCTTACAGCGCGTTCAAATCGCAGATCGAGGCCGATCCGACCAAGTTCAGCAAGGTCGTCATCGCTTCGGCCGACGGCCAAGCAACCGCCACGTTGACCGACAACACGATAGTTCACGTCAACATCCCGCCCGGAAACTCGGACGATCTGCAAAAGCTGCTCGATAAAGAGCATATCGCCTACAGTTTCGATCCCGGCTCGAGTTCATCCATTTTCAACTGGACGGTCATCGTCAGCGCGATCCCGTTCATCATCCTCATCGGCATCTTCTTATTCTTCATCCGCCAGGCGCAGTCGGGCGGCAGCCAAGCGCTCTCGTTTGGACGTAGCCGCGCGAAACTGCATTCGGAGAACCGCGCCAAGGTGACGTTCGCGGACGTCGCCGGCGTCGACGAGGCAAAGGAAGAGCTTGCTGAAGTCGTCGAGTTCCTGAAGTATCCGAAGAAATTCCAGTCGCTCGGTGCGCGCATCCCCAAAGGGCTGCTCTTGCTCGGGCCGCCGGGCAGCGGCAAGACGCTCCTGGCGCGCGCGATCGCAGGCGAGGCGGGCGTGCCGTTCTACAGCATCTCCGGTTCCG belongs to Candidatus Eremiobacteraceae bacterium and includes:
- a CDS encoding ATP-dependent metallopeptidase FtsH/Yme1/Tma family protein gives rise to the protein MARYGRAMLWWLGVGILMVFAFTWYQQSGKQQPAAPSYSAFKSQIEADPTKFSKVVIASADGQATATLTDNTIVHVNIPPGNSDDLQKLLDKEHIAYSFDPGSSSSIFNWTVIVSAIPFIILIGIFLFFIRQAQSGGSQALSFGRSRAKLHSENRAKVTFADVAGVDEAKEELAEVVEFLKYPKKFQSLGARIPKGLLLLGPPGSGKTLLARAIAGEAGVPFYSISGSDFVEMFVGVGASRVRDLFEQAKKTAPCIIFIDEIDAVGRQRGAGLGGGHDEREQTLNQLLVEMDGF